The Rhodoferax sediminis genome has a segment encoding these proteins:
- a CDS encoding alpha/beta hydrolase: MAAKRGTTSATLSTFTAADGENLALYDWPLRGDARPRGMVLLVHGLGEHMGRYEKVARRLRDWGFAARGYDQYGHGQSGGPRGGLTSSTRLLDDLADVVDSARAQLARRKAPALPLILLGHSLGGLVAARFVSLQLRPVDALVLSSPALDAGLNGFQKFLVGTLPKIAPNLRVGNGLNVQYLSHDPATVAAYRADPRVHDRIAARLALFIAEAGRATLMEAPRWRVPTLLMWAGQDRLVNPAGSLAFAAAAPKQVLTAKCFDGLYHEIFNEQDPEPVYAVLKHWLEQRFAA; the protein is encoded by the coding sequence ATGGCGGCCAAGCGCGGCACGACGAGCGCCACCCTGTCCACCTTCACCGCGGCCGATGGCGAGAACCTGGCCCTGTATGACTGGCCGCTGCGCGGCGACGCGCGCCCGCGCGGCATGGTGCTGCTGGTGCACGGCCTGGGCGAGCACATGGGCCGCTACGAGAAAGTGGCGCGGCGCCTGCGCGACTGGGGCTTTGCGGCGCGCGGCTATGACCAGTACGGCCACGGCCAGTCGGGTGGCCCGCGCGGTGGCCTGACCTCCAGCACGCGCCTGCTCGACGACCTGGCCGATGTGGTGGACAGTGCCCGGGCCCAGCTGGCGCGCCGCAAGGCGCCGGCGCTGCCGCTGATTTTGCTGGGGCATAGCCTGGGCGGGCTGGTGGCGGCGCGCTTCGTCTCGCTGCAGCTGCGGCCGGTGGATGCGCTGGTGCTGTCCTCACCCGCGCTGGATGCGGGGCTCAACGGTTTCCAGAAATTCCTGGTGGGGACCCTGCCCAAAATCGCGCCGAACCTGCGCGTCGGCAACGGGCTGAATGTGCAATACCTTTCGCACGATCCCGCCACCGTGGCGGCGTATCGGGCCGATCCGCGGGTGCACGACCGCATTGCGGCCCGGCTCGCGCTGTTCATCGCCGAGGCGGGGCGCGCCACGCTGATGGAGGCGCCGCGCTGGCGCGTGCCGACTCTATTGATGTGGGCCGGTCAGGACAGATTGGTGAATCCCGCGGGCAGCCTTGCCTTTGCCGCTGCCGCGCCGAAGCAGGTGCTGACGGCGAAATGTTTTGATGGGCTGTACCACGAAATCTTCAACGAGCAGGATCCCGAACCCGTCTATGCCGTCCTCAAGCACTGGCTGGAGCAGCGCTTCGCGGCCTGA
- a CDS encoding YidB family protein — protein sequence MGLLDSVIGAMTGGQQAQGGAGGGLGSLIGMVTSNPQLLQAVTGMLGNDGEHGGLGGLISKFEQAGLGNVVGSWIGNGQNQPVTGDQLTQVLGSGAISNIAAKLGVSPDEAAGQLSNILPGLVNHLTPNGQAPAGGLGNAGDLMGMLGGLLHKS from the coding sequence ATGGGCTTGCTTGATTCGGTAATAGGTGCAATGACAGGCGGACAACAGGCGCAGGGCGGTGCAGGCGGCGGCTTGGGCAGTCTGATCGGCATGGTCACCAGCAATCCCCAGTTGCTGCAGGCCGTGACCGGCATGCTCGGCAACGACGGCGAGCACGGCGGTCTGGGCGGCCTGATCTCCAAGTTCGAACAGGCCGGCCTTGGCAATGTGGTCGGCTCCTGGATCGGCAACGGCCAGAACCAGCCGGTGACGGGCGACCAGCTCACGCAGGTGCTCGGCTCGGGTGCGATCTCCAACATCGCGGCGAAACTGGGCGTCAGCCCCGATGAGGCGGCCGGCCAGTTGTCGAATATTCTGCCCGGGCTGGTGAACCACCTCACGCCCAACGGTCAGGCCCCGGCCGGCGGCCTGGGCAATGCGGGGGACCTGATGGGTATGCTGGGCGGTTTGCTACATAAATCGTAG
- a CDS encoding nitric-oxide reductase large subunit, whose translation MHATRKLWTWLAVICVLSFAVLGWVGSEIYVKAPPIPNQVASTQGNVVFSAGQVQRGQEAWLSAGGQQLGTVWGHGAYLAPDWSADWLHREALALREIWAQRDYRKSFGQLDAGQQGRLNALLKVEMRRNTYDAASGVITLSPERAEAVQQLARHYKGLFGEAPALDKLREQYAMNANSLPDPVDRQALAAFFFWSAWSAATDRPGDTDLSYTSNWPHEPLVGNTPTAGTGIWSIASVLLMIAAIAAMIFFHATSKEQGDPTPPKADPLFDLKPTPSMRATRKYFFVVIGLILAQVGMGVITAHYAVEGKSFFGFPLAEVLPYVVSRTIHTQFAVLWIATAWLATGLYIAPAISGHEPKYQRLGVNVLFYALLFIVVGSTVTGWLGTLQHLGSNFGFWVGNQGLEYTSMGRVWQILLFIGLLFWVTLLGRGLLPALKKPSESRGLIAMVFLAALCIGGFYATSLVWGQHTHYSIIEYWRWWLVHLWVEGFFEVFATAVIALLFTRLGLIHAATANAAIVLETMVFLFAGILGTLHHLYFTGTPTSVIAIGSMFSALEVVPLAMIGIEAWRNYQRSKAAPWVQAYKWPILCFIAVGFWNVVGAGVLGFSVNTPIALYYMQGMNLTAAHGHAALFGVYGMLGIGLLLFCLRGLSSPAAWSDRLLQPMFWSLNIGLGMMVFISLVPAGIYQAWASITQGVWYARSAEVVHSRLMETFVWLRVPGDIVFSIGVFCLALFAWRLLTAGRRAPGQAISTGRPIKV comes from the coding sequence ATGCACGCCACGCGCAAACTATGGACTTGGTTAGCCGTCATCTGTGTTCTTTCCTTTGCCGTCCTGGGCTGGGTCGGATCCGAGATTTATGTCAAGGCCCCGCCCATCCCTAACCAGGTCGCCAGTACTCAGGGCAACGTTGTGTTCTCAGCCGGGCAGGTGCAGCGCGGCCAGGAAGCCTGGCTGTCCGCGGGCGGCCAGCAACTGGGTACCGTGTGGGGGCATGGCGCCTACCTGGCGCCGGACTGGTCTGCCGACTGGCTGCACCGCGAGGCGCTGGCCTTGCGCGAGATCTGGGCGCAGCGCGACTACCGCAAGTCGTTCGGGCAGCTCGACGCCGGGCAACAGGGACGACTCAACGCCCTGCTGAAGGTCGAGATGCGGCGCAACACCTACGACGCCGCCAGCGGCGTCATCACGCTCTCGCCCGAGCGGGCCGAGGCGGTGCAACAACTGGCACGCCACTACAAGGGGCTGTTTGGCGAGGCACCTGCGCTGGACAAGCTGCGCGAGCAGTACGCCATGAATGCCAACTCGCTGCCCGACCCGGTCGATCGGCAAGCCCTGGCCGCCTTCTTTTTCTGGAGCGCCTGGTCGGCCGCGACCGACCGCCCGGGGGACACCGACCTGAGCTACACCAGCAACTGGCCGCACGAGCCACTGGTGGGCAATACGCCGACCGCCGGCACCGGCATCTGGTCCATCGCCAGCGTGCTCCTGATGATTGCTGCGATCGCCGCGATGATATTTTTCCACGCCACCAGCAAGGAGCAGGGCGACCCGACCCCACCCAAGGCCGATCCGCTGTTCGACCTGAAGCCGACGCCCTCCATGCGTGCGACCCGGAAATACTTCTTCGTCGTGATCGGCCTGATTCTGGCCCAGGTCGGCATGGGCGTGATCACCGCGCACTATGCCGTCGAGGGCAAGAGTTTCTTCGGGTTCCCGCTGGCCGAGGTGCTGCCCTACGTCGTGAGCCGCACCATCCACACCCAGTTTGCGGTCCTGTGGATCGCCACCGCCTGGCTGGCCACCGGCCTGTATATTGCGCCGGCCATCTCGGGGCATGAGCCCAAGTACCAGAGGCTGGGCGTCAATGTGCTGTTCTATGCGCTGCTGTTCATCGTGGTCGGCTCCACGGTCACCGGCTGGCTCGGTACCCTGCAGCACTTGGGAAGCAACTTTGGTTTCTGGGTCGGCAATCAGGGGCTGGAATACACCAGCATGGGCCGTGTCTGGCAAATCCTGCTGTTCATCGGGCTGCTGTTTTGGGTCACCCTGCTCGGGCGCGGCCTGCTGCCGGCGCTCAAGAAGCCTTCCGAGAGCCGCGGCCTGATCGCCATGGTGTTTCTCGCGGCGCTGTGCATCGGCGGCTTTTATGCCACTTCGCTGGTCTGGGGCCAGCACACGCACTATTCGATCATCGAGTACTGGCGCTGGTGGCTGGTGCACCTGTGGGTCGAAGGCTTCTTCGAGGTGTTTGCCACGGCGGTCATTGCGCTCCTGTTCACACGCCTGGGCCTGATCCACGCGGCCACCGCGAATGCCGCGATCGTGCTGGAAACCATGGTGTTCCTGTTCGCCGGCATCCTGGGCACGCTGCACCACCTGTACTTCACGGGTACGCCGACCTCCGTCATCGCGATCGGCTCCATGTTCTCGGCGCTCGAGGTCGTGCCGCTCGCCATGATCGGCATCGAGGCCTGGCGCAACTACCAGCGCTCGAAGGCGGCGCCCTGGGTGCAGGCCTACAAGTGGCCGATCCTGTGCTTTATCGCCGTCGGCTTCTGGAACGTGGTTGGCGCCGGCGTGCTGGGCTTTTCCGTGAACACCCCGATCGCGCTGTACTACATGCAGGGCATGAACCTGACCGCCGCGCACGGCCACGCTGCGCTGTTCGGCGTCTACGGCATGCTGGGCATCGGCCTGCTGCTGTTCTGCCTGCGCGGGCTCTCGAGCCCTGCTGCCTGGTCGGACCGGCTGCTGCAGCCCATGTTCTGGTCGCTGAATATCGGACTGGGCATGATGGTGTTCATCTCGCTGGTGCCGGCCGGCATCTACCAGGCCTGGGCCAGCATCACCCAGGGTGTGTGGTACGCGCGCTCGGCCGAAGTCGTGCATTCACGTCTGATGGAAACCTTCGTGTGGTTGCGGGTGCCCGGCGACATCGTGTTCTCCATCGGCGTGTTCTGTCTGGCGCTGTTTGCATGGCGGCTGCTCACCGCTGGCCGGCGTGCGCCGGGACAAGCGATATCGACAGGGCGCCCCATCAAGGTTTGA
- a CDS encoding 16S rRNA (uracil(1498)-N(3))-methyltransferase: protein MPRFYCPVPLATGTPLDLPPDAARHVQVLRLQPGHAITLFNGTGGEWDACVTRMGRSDVQVAVGAHHAVEREAVRTVHLLAAISANERMDWLVEKAAELGAASITPLLAERSVLKLKGERAGKKLAHWRAVASAACEQCGRNRVPQIHDAQSLAEWLASEAGRAAPPDAPVRGTRLLLSLRPDAQRLAEAANGGAGPVTLLSGPEGGLTSTEEASALAAGFLPVTLGPRVLRAETAPLAVLAALTL, encoded by the coding sequence ATGCCGCGCTTTTACTGCCCCGTGCCGCTCGCCACCGGCACCCCGCTGGACCTGCCCCCGGATGCCGCGCGCCATGTGCAGGTGCTGCGCCTGCAGCCGGGCCACGCCATCACCCTGTTTAACGGCACGGGCGGCGAATGGGACGCCTGCGTGACCCGCATGGGCCGCAGCGATGTGCAGGTGGCCGTCGGCGCGCACCACGCTGTCGAGCGCGAAGCGGTGCGCACCGTACACCTGCTGGCCGCCATCAGCGCCAACGAGCGCATGGACTGGCTGGTGGAGAAGGCTGCCGAGCTCGGGGCGGCCAGCATCACGCCGCTGCTGGCCGAACGCAGCGTGCTCAAGCTCAAGGGCGAGCGCGCCGGAAAAAAACTGGCGCACTGGCGCGCCGTGGCCAGCGCCGCCTGCGAGCAGTGCGGGCGCAACCGCGTACCTCAGATTCACGATGCACAAAGCCTGGCCGAGTGGCTGGCCAGCGAGGCCGGCCGCGCCGCGCCTCCCGACGCGCCGGTGCGCGGCACGCGCCTGCTGCTGTCGCTGCGCCCCGACGCGCAGCGGCTAGCCGAGGCCGCGAATGGTGGCGCCGGCCCCGTCACCCTGCTGTCCGGCCCGGAAGGCGGGCTGACATCGACCGAAGAGGCCTCCGCGCTGGCCGCCGGCTTCCTGCCGGTGACGCTGGGCCCGCGTGTGCTGCGTGCGGAGACCGCGCCGCTGGCGGTGCTGGCCGCCCTCACGCTCTAG
- a CDS encoding aminoglycoside phosphotransferase family protein — protein sequence MSPLNSPPAPSPFVAPGSSGPGAVAWPDPQREAAFHDWLAGLAAPYQLQGATLRAASADASFRRYLRIDSATGTPFIIMDAPPGQEDCRPFVKVAALMLDAGLNVPHILAWDEARGFLLLSDLGTQTLMDMIDRERPQANQGLYLQAVDALLAWQRASRPGVLPPYDAALLQRELALFPDWYLARHRGVPVEGTLRETLDKTFATIVERNLAAPSVYVHRDFMPRNLMAPTPAADTQIGVLDFQDAVYGPVTYDIASLMRDAFLSWEEDFVLDITIRYWEKARQAGLMDFEDWHSDFGAFYRSVEWMGLQRHLKVAGIFARLTLRDGKPKYLADAPRFIGYIRATAGRYRELTPLLRLIDKVEGTQAATGYAYGRV from the coding sequence ATGAGCCCACTTAACTCCCCGCCCGCGCCGTCACCCTTTGTTGCACCTGGCTCAAGTGGTCCTGGCGCCGTGGCCTGGCCCGACCCACAGCGCGAGGCAGCCTTTCACGACTGGCTGGCCGGCCTGGCGGCGCCGTATCAGCTGCAAGGCGCCACACTGCGCGCGGCGTCGGCCGATGCCAGCTTTCGGCGCTACCTGCGCATCGACTCGGCCACTGGCACCCCCTTCATCATCATGGATGCGCCGCCCGGGCAGGAAGACTGCCGCCCGTTCGTCAAGGTTGCCGCCCTGATGCTGGACGCCGGCCTGAACGTGCCGCATATCCTGGCCTGGGACGAAGCCCGCGGCTTCTTGCTCTTGAGCGACCTGGGCACGCAGACCCTGATGGACATGATCGACCGCGAGCGGCCGCAGGCCAACCAGGGCCTGTACCTGCAGGCGGTGGATGCGCTGCTGGCGTGGCAACGCGCTTCGCGCCCCGGCGTGCTGCCACCGTATGACGCAGCGCTGCTGCAGCGCGAGCTGGCGCTGTTCCCGGACTGGTACCTGGCGCGGCACCGCGGCGTGCCGGTGGAAGGCACGCTGCGCGAGACGCTGGACAAGACCTTTGCCACCATCGTCGAACGCAACCTGGCCGCGCCCAGCGTCTATGTGCATCGCGACTTCATGCCCAGGAACTTGATGGCCCCCACGCCGGCCGCCGATACGCAAATCGGCGTGCTCGATTTCCAGGACGCCGTCTACGGCCCCGTCACCTACGACATTGCGAGCCTGATGCGCGACGCGTTCCTGAGCTGGGAAGAAGACTTCGTGCTCGACATCACCATCCGCTACTGGGAAAAGGCACGCCAGGCCGGCCTCATGGACTTCGAGGACTGGCACAGCGACTTCGGCGCGTTCTACCGCAGCGTGGAATGGATGGGCCTGCAGCGTCATTTGAAAGTGGCCGGCATCTTTGCCCGCCTCACGCTGCGCGACGGCAAACCCAAGTACCTGGCCGATGCGCCGCGCTTCATCGGCTACATCCGCGCCACGGCGGGCCGCTACCGCGAGCTCACGCCGCTCTTGCGGCTGATCGACAAGGTCGAGGGCACCCAGGCCGCCACGGGTTACGCGTATGGCCGGGTTTAA
- a CDS encoding LPS-assembly protein LptD, giving the protein MDDPKRRALRCRFVLTPVAWVACALLHGLPARAQAVDDAPLILKRSTLLQEKIPEATRQQLPTFVSGEHLSGQTDLDTEVQGNAELRRGDTMIRADRIDYNQPEDLARAHGDVHVNRAGNVYEGPVLELKLDAFEGFFTQPDYRFLNNAYGHAERIDFIDDKHSVAHNATYTTCQRKPGPSWMPDWIFKATTLQFDTDEDVGRAEGAQLRFMDVPILPFPDMSFPLSDKRKSGLLPPTLGVNSVNGIDLVQPYYWDIAPNRDATLSPELMSRRGLNLGGEFRYLEAPYRGQISANYMPTDMLRDRDRWSYATTDSGTINTGISSIGNLGFNVNLNRVSDDNYAIDFPHALPSLIQQVLPNDASLSWAQGHFSATARTLKWQTLQEVGSPITPPYDRLPQLTGAYTRLDAGGFDFSLTGDYTQFSADSRLTLQPNAKRSYALAQISHPWQAPGWFVTPKLQLNATSYEFDTPLTNGASTASRVLPTFSLDNGLVFERDASYFGRSFRQTLEPRAFYVYTPYRNQGLLPNYDSALNDFNFATVYTENAFSGNDRISDANLLTLGVTTRLLDPDTGAEAARFGVAQRLRFKQQQVTLPGGTPDPAGVSDLLLGTSINWTPRWSLDASGQINLKTHESLSSSIGGHYSPGSYRVVNASYTKYIDPVTPANSSTQWDLSWQWPINDLWGDKGKNLGPGLGQGEGRWYSVGRLNYSMLDHKLVNTVMGLEYDAGCWIGRILVEQLRTSTLTTNKSVQFQLEFVGFSRLGSNPTQTLRTNIPGYDYLRQQTTTPSRFGNYN; this is encoded by the coding sequence ATGGACGACCCCAAACGCCGGGCACTGCGCTGCCGTTTCGTCCTCACGCCGGTGGCCTGGGTCGCGTGCGCGCTGCTGCACGGCTTGCCGGCGCGGGCCCAGGCGGTGGACGACGCGCCACTGATCCTCAAGCGCAGTACGCTGCTGCAGGAGAAGATTCCCGAGGCGACGCGCCAGCAGCTGCCGACGTTCGTGTCGGGCGAGCACCTGTCGGGTCAGACGGATCTGGACACCGAGGTGCAAGGCAACGCCGAGCTGCGCCGCGGCGACACGATGATCCGGGCCGACCGGATCGACTACAACCAGCCCGAGGATCTGGCCCGCGCGCATGGTGATGTTCATGTCAACCGCGCCGGCAACGTCTATGAGGGGCCGGTGCTGGAGCTCAAGCTCGACGCGTTCGAAGGCTTCTTTACCCAACCCGACTACCGCTTTCTCAACAACGCCTACGGTCATGCCGAGCGGATCGACTTCATCGACGACAAGCACTCGGTCGCGCACAACGCGACCTATACCACCTGCCAGCGCAAGCCGGGTCCGAGCTGGATGCCTGACTGGATTTTCAAGGCCACCACCTTGCAGTTCGACACGGATGAAGATGTGGGCCGGGCCGAGGGCGCGCAGCTGCGCTTCATGGACGTGCCGATCCTGCCGTTTCCGGATATGAGCTTTCCGCTCAGCGACAAGCGCAAGTCGGGCCTGTTGCCGCCCACCCTCGGCGTGAACAGCGTGAACGGCATCGATCTCGTGCAGCCGTACTACTGGGACATCGCACCGAACCGGGATGCGACGCTGTCGCCGGAGCTGATGAGCCGGCGCGGCCTCAATCTCGGCGGCGAGTTCCGCTACCTCGAAGCGCCGTACCGGGGACAGATCAGTGCCAACTACATGCCTACCGACATGCTGCGCGATCGTGACCGCTGGTCTTATGCCACCACTGACTCGGGCACCATCAACACCGGCATTTCCAGCATCGGCAACCTGGGTTTCAACGTGAACCTGAACCGGGTCAGCGATGACAACTATGCGATCGACTTCCCGCATGCGCTGCCCTCGCTGATCCAGCAGGTGCTGCCCAACGATGCGTCGCTGTCGTGGGCCCAGGGCCATTTTTCCGCCACCGCACGCACCCTGAAATGGCAGACGCTGCAGGAGGTGGGCTCGCCCATCACACCGCCGTATGACCGGCTGCCGCAGTTGACCGGCGCGTACACGCGGCTGGATGCGGGCGGCTTCGACTTTTCCCTCACGGGCGACTACACGCAATTCAGCGCCGACTCCAGGCTGACCCTGCAGCCCAACGCCAAGCGCTCGTATGCGCTGGCGCAGATCAGCCACCCGTGGCAGGCGCCGGGCTGGTTCGTGACGCCCAAGCTGCAGCTCAACGCCACCAGCTATGAGTTCGACACCCCGCTGACCAATGGCGCCAGCACGGCCTCGCGCGTGCTGCCCACTTTCAGCCTGGACAACGGTCTGGTGTTCGAGCGCGACGCCAGCTACTTTGGCCGCAGCTTTCGCCAGACGCTGGAACCGCGCGCGTTCTACGTGTACACGCCGTATCGCAACCAGGGCCTGCTGCCCAATTACGACTCGGCGTTGAACGACTTCAATTTCGCCACCGTCTATACCGAAAACGCATTCAGCGGCAACGACCGTATTTCTGACGCCAACCTGCTCACGCTGGGCGTCACCACGCGGCTGCTCGATCCCGATACCGGGGCGGAGGCGGCCCGCTTCGGGGTGGCGCAGCGCCTGCGCTTCAAACAGCAGCAGGTCACGCTGCCTGGCGGCACGCCGGACCCGGCCGGTGTGAGCGACCTGCTGCTGGGCACCTCGATCAACTGGACGCCTCGGTGGTCGCTCGACGCCTCGGGCCAGATCAACCTCAAGACCCACGAGTCGCTCAGCTCCTCGATCGGTGGCCATTACAGCCCCGGCAGCTACCGGGTCGTCAACGCCTCCTATACGAAATACATCGACCCCGTGACGCCGGCCAACTCCAGCACCCAATGGGACCTCAGCTGGCAATGGCCGATCAACGACCTGTGGGGCGACAAAGGCAAGAACCTGGGGCCGGGGCTCGGGCAGGGCGAAGGTCGCTGGTACAGCGTGGGCCGCCTGAACTACAGTATGCTGGACCACAAGCTGGTGAATACCGTCATGGGCCTTGAGTACGATGCGGGCTGCTGGATTGGGCGCATCCTGGTCGAGCAGTTGAGAACCAGCACCCTGACCACCAACAAGAGCGTCCAGTTCCAGCTCGAGTTCGTGGGATTTTCGCGCCTGGGCTCGAATCCGACACAGACGCTGCGCACAAACATCCCGGGCTACGATTACCTGCGCCAGCAAACCACCACGCCCAGCCGCTTTGGCAATTACAACTGA
- a CDS encoding peptidylprolyl isomerase, with amino-acid sequence MLQRVLALILAGLMTWMAPPALAQGLRPSPQLGAGSGLLRVPTPRPASSAPRQADYIVAVVNSEPITNNEVQARLKRIEPQLAQQGGPIAPHNVLVRQVLERLITEKAQLQQAKELGLKVDEASVDQAEQNVARQNQVDVATLRTKLAGQGIELKRFRDELRNQILLSRLREREVDPQVKVTDLDVDQFLHEQQGSTDGSGLEINLAQVLVVVPEGASDAQVKALQARAQQVADRARAGDDFAALVNEYSGASRGNGGQMGLRDAARYPALFVEATRNAPIGGVVGPVRSGAGFHILKVIDKQRADMPATVTQSHARHILLRTGAQMSEAQARERLADFRKRILAKQADFATLAREYSQDGSAREGGDLGWSNPGQYVPEFESAMNSLAPGEISEPVTSRFGVHLIQLLERRDVKLTDAQKREVARNILREKKLEEAYATWAQDLRGRAYVEYRDPPQ; translated from the coding sequence ATGCTCCAACGCGTCCTCGCCCTCATCCTGGCCGGCCTGATGACCTGGATGGCCCCGCCCGCCCTGGCTCAGGGTTTGCGCCCGTCACCCCAATTGGGTGCTGGCTCGGGCCTGCTGCGCGTGCCGACGCCGAGGCCGGCGTCCAGCGCACCGCGCCAGGCCGACTACATCGTGGCCGTGGTCAATTCCGAGCCCATCACCAACAATGAGGTGCAGGCGCGCCTGAAGCGCATCGAGCCGCAACTGGCGCAGCAGGGCGGGCCCATTGCGCCGCACAATGTGCTGGTGCGCCAGGTGCTGGAGCGCCTGATCACTGAAAAGGCCCAGCTGCAGCAGGCCAAGGAACTGGGTCTGAAGGTGGACGAGGCCAGTGTCGACCAGGCCGAGCAGAATGTGGCGCGGCAAAATCAGGTGGATGTGGCCACGCTGCGCACCAAGCTGGCAGGCCAGGGCATCGAGCTCAAGCGGTTCCGCGACGAGTTGCGCAACCAGATCCTGCTGTCCAGATTGCGCGAGCGCGAAGTCGATCCCCAGGTCAAGGTGACAGACCTCGACGTCGATCAATTTCTCCACGAGCAGCAGGGCAGTACCGATGGAAGCGGGCTGGAGATCAACCTGGCGCAGGTGCTGGTGGTGGTGCCTGAGGGCGCCAGCGACGCGCAGGTCAAGGCACTGCAGGCGCGCGCCCAGCAGGTGGCTGACCGTGCGCGTGCGGGCGATGATTTTGCCGCCCTGGTCAATGAATACTCCGGCGCCAGCCGCGGCAACGGCGGGCAGATGGGGCTGCGCGACGCTGCACGCTACCCGGCGCTGTTTGTCGAGGCGACGCGCAATGCGCCGATCGGCGGCGTCGTCGGGCCGGTGCGCTCGGGCGCCGGTTTTCATATCCTCAAGGTGATCGACAAGCAGCGCGCGGACATGCCCGCGACCGTCACGCAAAGCCATGCGCGCCACATCCTGCTGCGTACCGGAGCGCAGATGAGTGAGGCACAGGCGCGCGAGCGGCTGGCCGATTTCAGGAAGCGCATCCTGGCCAAGCAGGCCGACTTCGCCACGCTGGCGCGCGAGTATTCGCAGGATGGCAGCGCGCGCGAGGGCGGCGATCTGGGCTGGTCCAACCCGGGCCAGTATGTGCCGGAGTTTGAAAGCGCCATGAACAGCCTGGCGCCGGGCGAGATCAGCGAGCCGGTGACCTCGCGCTTTGGCGTGCACCTGATCCAGTTGCTTGAACGGCGCGATGTCAAGCTCACCGATGCGCAAAAGCGCGAGGTCGCGCGCAATATCCTGCGTGAGAAAAAACTCGAGGAAGCCTACGCCACCTGGGCGCAGGATCTGCGCGGGCGCGCCTACGTCGAGTACCGCGATCCGCCCCAATGA
- the rsmA gene encoding 16S rRNA (adenine(1518)-N(6)/adenine(1519)-N(6))-dimethyltransferase RsmA, with protein MKHIPRKRFGQHFLTDAAVIEAIVREIGPKLGQAMVEIGPGLAALTQPLVERLGQLTVIELDRDLAQRLRAHGQLTVIEADVLKVDFALVAQAQTAIEAIANGKPRLRVVGNLPYNISTPILFHLLGFVDVIEDQHFMLQKEVVERMVARPASSDYGRLSVMLQWRYAMENVLFVPPQSFEPPPRVDSAVVRMVPRQNPAPVDVGRLGEIVQVAFSQRRKLLRHTLGRWLQEQGFAGQFDVQRRAEEVPVDEYLDLALALM; from the coding sequence ATGAAGCACATTCCGCGCAAGCGCTTCGGCCAGCATTTCCTGACCGACGCGGCCGTCATTGAGGCCATCGTGCGCGAGATCGGGCCAAAGCTTGGCCAGGCCATGGTGGAAATTGGCCCCGGTCTGGCAGCCCTGACGCAGCCGCTGGTGGAGCGCCTCGGCCAGCTCACGGTGATCGAACTAGACCGCGATCTGGCGCAGCGCCTGCGTGCGCACGGCCAGCTCACGGTGATCGAAGCCGATGTGCTGAAAGTGGACTTTGCCCTTGTCGCACAAGCGCAGACAGCTATCGAAGCAATAGCAAATGGCAAACCCCGGCTGCGCGTCGTCGGTAACCTGCCCTACAACATTTCAACCCCGATCCTGTTCCACCTGCTTGGCTTTGTGGACGTGATCGAAGACCAGCACTTCATGCTGCAAAAGGAAGTGGTCGAGCGCATGGTGGCGCGGCCGGCGAGCAGCGACTACGGCCGCCTGTCGGTCATGCTGCAATGGCGCTACGCGATGGAAAACGTGCTGTTCGTGCCGCCGCAATCGTTCGAGCCGCCGCCGCGCGTGGACAGCGCCGTGGTGCGCATGGTGCCGCGGCAAAACCCCGCACCGGTGGATGTCGGGCGCCTTGGTGAAATCGTCCAGGTGGCGTTCAGCCAGCGCCGCAAGTTGCTGCGCCATACGCTGGGCCGATGGCTGCAAGAGCAGGGCTTTGCCGGTCAGTTCGACGTGCAGCGCCGGGCCGAGGAAGTGCCGGTAGACGAGTATCTGGACCTGGCGCTAGCGCTGATGTGA
- a CDS encoding barstar family protein codes for MTIEREAEMDTPLRTVRTNIVQSIRAFRVQELQDAAQHLGQHFLYANLASAQSKQDVLDLIAQQFTFPAHFGKNFDALYDCMTDPLHKSGPQPGFVIVLEHIPANGKFDKEAREQLLDIFRDAADYWGDRKIPFRCFYSFL; via the coding sequence ATGACTATAGAAAGAGAAGCGGAGATGGATACACCACTTCGTACCGTAAGAACCAACATCGTGCAGTCGATCCGCGCCTTCCGGGTGCAGGAACTGCAGGACGCTGCCCAGCACCTGGGTCAGCACTTCTTGTACGCCAACCTCGCCAGCGCCCAGAGCAAACAGGACGTGCTGGACTTGATCGCCCAGCAATTCACGTTTCCGGCCCACTTCGGCAAAAACTTTGATGCGCTCTACGACTGCATGACCGACCCGCTGCACAAGTCGGGGCCGCAGCCCGGCTTCGTCATTGTGCTCGAGCACATCCCGGCCAACGGCAAGTTTGACAAGGAGGCGCGCGAGCAGCTGCTGGACATCTTCCGCGACGCTGCAGATTACTGGGGGGATCGAAAAATACCCTTCAGATGCTTCTATTCTTTTCTGTAG